The stretch of DNA atggaaacagaagctgatggagaggactgtggaggaccagaaccagacaggaacTCACAATCAGATGGGTACGTAAAGCCGGTCAGTGAAGACAATTCTCTGGACTCTTTTCAGATTGAAGTCAGTATTGATGATTGGGAGGAGACCAGAGAACCTCCGTCAAGTTCAAACTCTGAGAAAAATGATGGAGTCCTTGTCAGTGATAAGAAACATAGGACTGGAAAGGAACCATTtagctgctctgagtgtgagAAAAGATACAGCACCAAGGGAAGTCTGAAGAGACACATGAGAACTCACACAGGAGGGCCTTTGAACTGCTCAGTTTGTGGCAAAGCTTTCAGTCAAAATGGAGTACTgaagaaacacattaaaactcATGCAAGAGAAAAAACTTTTAGTTGTTCAATGTGTGCTCAAAGATTTTTGCGCAAGTCACATCTGAAGAGACACATGGCAATtcatacaggagaaaaaccaTTTACCTGCTCAGTGTGTGGTAAAGGTTTCATTGAAAATGGAAAACTGAAGGTACACAagagaactcatacaggagagaaacctttcagttGCACATTGTGTGATAAAGCTTTTAATGAGCTTCGGAATCTAAGGAAccacatgagaactc from Plectropomus leopardus isolate mb unplaced genomic scaffold, YSFRI_Pleo_2.0 unplaced_scaffold7947, whole genome shotgun sequence encodes:
- the LOC121940200 gene encoding gastrula zinc finger protein XlCGF17.1-like gives rise to the protein MAIHTGEKPFTCSVCGKGFIENGKLKVHKRTHTGEKPFSCTLCDKAFNELRNLRNHMRTHTGEKTFSCSNHIRTHTGEKPFSCSVCQKSYAHS